In Pseudodesulfovibrio sp. JC047, a genomic segment contains:
- a CDS encoding energy transducer TonB, whose amino-acid sequence MIQPRRGAGEFMASCLGALLIAGLMYVGVLMLNDAPIPEGTQMVEGAIRLAQPQRDKPVQELQRKQLDTVDPPKQLPRQFTSRAKKRPTKPVLSARTPAFSADMHPGLTGGIAMPSGNFGSIGFSMDEVDDIPQVVRSIPPVYPYAAKRNRVEGKVVVRLLVTAKGTPEHLSIESSTPEGVFDKAAVNAAKRWRFQPGKYKGEAVDTWVLLPFIFELTQ is encoded by the coding sequence ATGATTCAACCTCGTCGAGGAGCCGGAGAATTCATGGCCTCGTGTCTGGGGGCATTGCTTATTGCCGGCCTGATGTATGTGGGGGTGCTGATGTTGAACGACGCGCCGATTCCCGAGGGAACGCAGATGGTCGAAGGGGCCATTCGTTTGGCCCAGCCGCAGCGTGACAAGCCTGTGCAGGAATTGCAGCGCAAGCAGCTCGACACGGTTGATCCGCCTAAACAACTGCCCAGACAGTTCACGAGCCGTGCGAAAAAACGGCCAACCAAGCCCGTCCTGTCGGCGAGAACACCTGCTTTTTCGGCGGATATGCACCCCGGTCTGACCGGTGGAATCGCCATGCCGTCAGGGAATTTCGGGTCCATCGGATTTTCCATGGATGAGGTGGACGATATCCCGCAGGTGGTGCGGAGCATCCCGCCTGTGTATCCTTATGCGGCCAAGCGGAACAGGGTGGAGGGCAAGGTTGTTGTTCGCCTGCTCGTCACGGCCAAGGGAACACCGGAGCATCTGTCCATTGAATCCTCAACTCCGGAGGGCGTGTTTGACAAGGCTGCTGTAAATGCGGCGAAACGGTGGCGTTTTCAACCGGGCAAATACAAGGGCGAAGCCGTGGACACGTGGGTGTTGCTTCCCTTTATTTTCGAGCTGACCCAATGA
- a CDS encoding MotA/TolQ/ExbB proton channel family protein has product MKSFIMTCVTLILVASPVFAQEWQQVAQQVTAVAGQAQENARETRAIIKRERVEISKEKNSLKHAIASKQKTFDALKIQYEDLLEREKTLNEELASQAHELKTIDGTIRTAAKQARDAFHESLTTPEFPERETVLAEVLQPEKFPGLKGIQSLLQLYLGELQASGAVVRREGNFIGADGTDITGVLVRIGTFTMAYRLPDGSLGFLRPESDGRRLVAVQGDLGWKISGVMNDYFDGESDVFPVDISNGAALARLAQEQKGVYEWLSAGGLLVWLIILVGMIALVLVGERFYSLSRIRGNSDRNMAVILKMVNSGQWNECLQFCREQSHYPTCRIIGHTLKYVGNTREIIENAFQEGLLKELPMLERFLPTLNVLAAVAPLLGLLGTVTGMINTFQIITVYGTGDPRMMSGGISEALVTTQLGLAVAVPIMILHHILERRVDRIIGDMEEKGTGFAVALMKLGKIKTREEFDAAA; this is encoded by the coding sequence ATGAAATCGTTTATAATGACCTGTGTCACACTGATCCTTGTTGCCTCTCCTGTTTTTGCGCAAGAATGGCAGCAGGTGGCACAACAAGTGACCGCTGTTGCTGGGCAGGCGCAGGAAAATGCGCGTGAGACCCGGGCGATTATTAAACGTGAACGCGTAGAGATTTCCAAAGAAAAAAATAGTTTGAAACACGCTATCGCCAGCAAACAGAAAACGTTTGATGCGCTCAAGATTCAATATGAGGATTTGCTGGAGCGTGAAAAAACCTTGAATGAAGAGCTCGCGAGTCAGGCTCATGAATTGAAAACTATTGATGGAACCATTCGCACGGCGGCAAAGCAGGCCCGCGATGCTTTTCATGAGAGTCTGACCACACCGGAGTTTCCCGAGCGTGAAACCGTGCTTGCCGAAGTGCTTCAGCCAGAGAAATTTCCCGGTCTCAAGGGGATTCAGTCGTTATTGCAACTCTATCTTGGTGAGCTTCAGGCCTCGGGGGCCGTGGTGCGCCGCGAGGGGAATTTCATCGGCGCGGATGGCACGGATATAACCGGCGTTCTTGTGCGTATTGGAACCTTTACCATGGCGTATCGGTTGCCGGATGGATCGCTTGGGTTTCTGCGTCCAGAGAGCGATGGCCGTCGTTTGGTCGCTGTCCAGGGCGATCTTGGCTGGAAGATTTCTGGAGTGATGAATGACTATTTTGACGGTGAGAGCGATGTTTTTCCCGTGGATATTTCCAACGGCGCGGCCTTGGCTCGATTGGCGCAGGAACAGAAGGGCGTGTACGAATGGTTGAGTGCCGGAGGGTTGCTTGTCTGGCTGATCATTCTGGTTGGGATGATTGCTCTGGTGCTGGTTGGTGAGCGGTTTTATTCGTTGAGTCGTATTCGGGGCAATTCTGATCGTAACATGGCTGTTATTTTGAAAATGGTGAATTCCGGACAGTGGAATGAATGCCTGCAATTTTGTCGAGAACAGTCGCATTACCCGACGTGTCGTATCATCGGCCACACCTTGAAGTATGTGGGGAATACGCGTGAGATCATCGAGAACGCATTTCAGGAGGGGCTACTCAAGGAACTGCCCATGCTGGAACGGTTTCTGCCCACCTTGAACGTGTTGGCCGCTGTGGCCCCCCTGCTTGGATTGCTTGGGACCGTGACCGGCATGATCAATACCTTTCAGATTATTACCGTGTACGGTACCGGCGATCCGCGCATGATGTCCGGAGGCATTTCCGAAGCCCTTGTCACTACGCAACTCGGTTTGGCCGTGGCCGTTCCCATCATGATTTTGCATCATATCCTTGAGCGGCGAGTGGATCGAATCATTGGTGACATGGAGGAGAAGGGAACCGGTTTTGCCGTGGCTCTGATGAAACTCGGCAAGATCAAGACGCGGGAGGAGTTCGATGCAGCTGCCTAA
- a CDS encoding IS110 family transposase, with product MKDITTIGIDLAKNVFQLHGIDNKGNVVLKKRLNRRNVLSFLVNMEPCLIGIEACCGSHFWARELKKLGHEVRQMPPQYVKPYVKTNKTDANDAEAVCEAVTRPNMRFVPTKSEEQLNLQALHRIRERLIRNRTSLTNQIRGLLLEAGISVPQGVAKLRNVLPEIFEDLSNRLTLIERDYLSDLYTELVDLDGKVLKYENQLQILCGQSAECQKLLTIPGIGLLTAIALVSAIGDAHAFKNGRQLAAWVGLTPRQHSSGGKDRLMGISKRGNSYLRKLLVHGARSVVYRCRNKDDCRSRWLAEIEDRRGIMKATVAQANKAARIVWAVLTKDEKYRQAA from the coding sequence ATGAAAGATATTACCACCATCGGCATTGATCTGGCAAAAAACGTTTTTCAACTTCACGGGATAGACAACAAAGGCAATGTCGTTTTGAAGAAACGGCTCAATCGACGTAATGTCCTATCATTTTTGGTGAATATGGAACCGTGCCTCATTGGTATAGAGGCTTGTTGTGGTTCTCATTTTTGGGCTCGTGAATTGAAGAAGTTAGGTCACGAGGTTCGCCAAATGCCACCGCAATACGTAAAACCCTACGTCAAAACCAACAAAACCGATGCAAATGACGCTGAAGCGGTTTGCGAAGCTGTGACCAGGCCCAACATGCGGTTTGTTCCAACAAAAAGTGAAGAGCAGCTTAACCTTCAAGCTCTGCATCGCATCAGAGAACGTTTGATCAGAAATAGGACAAGTCTAACCAATCAAATCAGAGGGCTATTATTGGAAGCTGGAATTTCAGTGCCGCAAGGGGTGGCCAAGTTACGCAATGTCTTGCCTGAGATCTTTGAAGATTTATCCAATAGGCTGACATTGATTGAACGAGACTATCTCTCTGATCTATATACAGAATTAGTCGATTTGGATGGCAAAGTTCTCAAATATGAAAATCAACTGCAAATCTTATGTGGCCAATCTGCTGAATGCCAAAAGTTACTGACAATACCTGGCATTGGATTGTTGACAGCAATCGCCTTGGTTTCTGCTATCGGAGACGCTCATGCCTTCAAAAATGGTAGACAACTGGCAGCGTGGGTAGGTCTGACTCCTCGCCAACATTCTTCAGGAGGGAAAGATCGGCTGATGGGTATTAGCAAAAGAGGTAACAGTTACCTCAGGAAGCTACTTGTCCATGGGGCCAGAAGCGTAGTCTATCGATGTCGAAATAAAGATGACTGTCGCAGTAGATGGCTTGCAGAGATTGAAGATCGGCGAGGAATAATGAAAGCAACTGTGGCTCAAGCAAATAAGGCTGCACGGATTGTCTGGGCTGTCCTGACAAAGGATGAAAAATATCGTCAGGCAGCATAG
- a CDS encoding biopolymer transporter ExbD, with amino-acid sequence MKSIRFARGARSRRSEINMTPLIDMVFILLIFFIVTTSFVRESGVDVQRPSAQSAETKEKANVLLGLTSEGQIFVEGRPLDIRSVRAYMERFLAETPDGSVVIVADTKSMTGNAVQVLDQCRLAGVKNISLAARKQ; translated from the coding sequence ATGAAAAGTATCCGATTTGCACGCGGTGCCCGATCCCGTCGAAGCGAGATCAATATGACGCCGCTGATCGACATGGTGTTTATCCTCTTGATTTTCTTTATCGTGACCACGAGTTTTGTGCGAGAATCCGGTGTTGATGTACAGCGTCCGTCAGCTCAGTCCGCAGAGACCAAGGAAAAGGCGAATGTCCTGCTGGGGTTGACCAGTGAAGGACAGATCTTTGTTGAAGGTAGGCCGCTTGATATTCGATCCGTGCGTGCCTACATGGAGCGATTTCTTGCAGAGACACCGGACGGGTCCGTGGTGATCGTGGCTGACACGAAAAGCATGACCGGCAATGCGGTTCAGGTGTTGGATCAATGCCGGTTGGCCGGAGTCAAGAATATCAGCCTTGCGGCCAGGAAGCAGTGA
- a CDS encoding rhodanese-like domain-containing protein — translation MKRLWTVFIVLALTCCCAAVAFAEEDLRANEKAFHQEISKLVPADKVVTIEQFKGIHEEILAGKRKAYIIDCRTHPEFYAFHIEGSDHIHAGHMYTIPKKIKDPNAEIYCLCRTNHRSFYVGGFLYKYGYTNVHVVDGGLVGWVKAGNPVVNQFAGKFVVIEYHKNFDEAGKYRVREFHPY, via the coding sequence ATGAAACGATTGTGGACTGTGTTTATTGTACTCGCCCTCACATGTTGTTGTGCTGCTGTTGCTTTCGCAGAGGAAGATCTTCGTGCGAACGAGAAAGCGTTTCATCAGGAAATCTCGAAGCTGGTGCCTGCCGACAAAGTCGTGACCATTGAACAGTTCAAGGGTATTCATGAAGAAATCCTGGCCGGAAAACGGAAGGCCTATATCATCGATTGCCGGACCCATCCTGAATTCTATGCTTTCCATATTGAAGGTTCAGACCATATTCACGCCGGTCACATGTACACCATTCCCAAGAAGATTAAAGATCCTAACGCCGAAATATACTGCCTGTGCCGGACCAACCACCGCAGCTTCTATGTTGGTGGTTTTCTGTATAAATACGGCTATACCAATGTGCATGTCGTCGATGGCGGCCTTGTTGGTTGGGTCAAGGCCGGTAATCCTGTGGTGAATCAGTTTGCCGGAAAATTCGTGGTCATCGAGTACCACAAGAACTTTGACGAAGCTGGCAAGTACCGCGTGCGTGAGTTCCACCCGTACTAA
- a CDS encoding rhamnan synthesis F family protein → MKVVIRRIILSIIGWIPKKYIRMCFGGAIANVLIDDSKLLQLTKDRFYGCYQAVNTHPMTYSKDDSNIVDSASILYQSFQRLDGEKVVLLAHWDPIGIVDDYVLYYAASFKEMGFTVFLCSAHNVKLTSQIKDTFDCVLWRKCDGYDFTSWKAAFDLLPTLYLASQITITNDSIFAPLHPLNDVYSEMRKGGSDFWGLSFSEERCVPHIQSYFVVFNENVVKSQFFKLFWDKIDTQADKQKVIAQNELFLTQWLTGCGFTAGAYVPHTFFNNPMILGPIYLYWKELIRDYNFPAVKRHIFLNQLWWIDTAGWREELQKTGYPANFIESYLHRREKPSD, encoded by the coding sequence ATGAAAGTAGTCATAAGAAGAATAATTTTGTCCATCATCGGTTGGATCCCTAAGAAGTATATCCGGATGTGCTTTGGTGGTGCTATTGCTAATGTCTTGATAGATGATTCCAAGCTGCTTCAGTTGACTAAGGATAGATTTTATGGGTGTTACCAGGCAGTCAACACACACCCCATGACTTATTCCAAAGATGACAGCAATATTGTTGACTCGGCTTCCATCCTCTATCAATCATTTCAAAGATTAGATGGAGAAAAAGTAGTCCTATTGGCTCACTGGGATCCCATTGGCATTGTAGATGACTATGTCCTTTATTACGCAGCGTCCTTCAAGGAGATGGGGTTTACCGTTTTCTTGTGCTCGGCCCATAACGTTAAGTTAACCAGCCAAATCAAGGATACTTTTGATTGCGTTTTATGGCGAAAGTGTGACGGGTACGATTTTACGAGCTGGAAGGCTGCTTTTGATTTGCTTCCAACGCTTTATTTAGCTTCTCAGATAACAATTACCAACGACAGTATTTTTGCTCCCTTGCACCCGCTTAATGATGTTTACAGTGAAATGCGCAAAGGGGGGTCAGATTTTTGGGGGCTCAGTTTTAGCGAAGAGCGGTGCGTCCCACATATCCAAAGTTATTTTGTAGTTTTTAACGAGAATGTCGTTAAAAGTCAGTTCTTCAAGCTTTTTTGGGACAAGATAGATACCCAAGCGGATAAGCAAAAGGTCATCGCTCAGAATGAACTGTTCCTTACCCAATGGTTGACAGGTTGCGGATTTACCGCTGGCGCATATGTTCCACACACTTTTTTCAATAACCCAATGATTCTCGGCCCGATTTATCTGTATTGGAAAGAGTTGATTCGAGACTATAACTTCCCCGCAGTAAAACGGCATATTTTTCTGAACCAACTGTGGTGGATTGATACAGCAGGCTGGCGTGAAGAATTGCAGAAAACAGGCTATCCGGCAAATTTTATCGAGTCATACCTTCACAGACGGGAGAAGCCTTCTGACTAA
- a CDS encoding tetratricopeptide repeat protein, with translation MNMKYIFPFFMVVLMLTGFAHAEDRLPPMARQTLHTAQIHMDNERFDEVVSVLRTYMASTDEIIPAPVYIMLGGAHYRNGHAREAYTAFIEGQAVWPRHEMLVRNCAVLCYELDRFKDAGKFFEKAYALTDPLEPLLLFQAGSAYYGGEDFSASSLVMDRLMAPSQQPKKEWVRLAIHAHLQAGHPHKAEKMLHRFLAENPDEGPYWELLAKLHLDREEYEEAAGALEICYRLRDPSQRELERLASLYHYSNAPLMAAATLRRAYCGTTETPQFEKIAFLCASAGRLDDAVQTIARCPYSVERAEKQGRFLYQGRRFDDATTVFQDVLHHESKAGESRFFLAMCAWERRDWKGVKEHLSRLRGNPAFANRLKGPLQIIEDMETVRAELRE, from the coding sequence ATGAATATGAAATATATTTTTCCCTTTTTCATGGTTGTTCTGATGCTGACAGGCTTTGCTCATGCCGAAGACCGGCTTCCTCCCATGGCGCGGCAAACTTTGCATACGGCGCAGATTCATATGGATAATGAACGATTTGACGAGGTCGTGTCGGTTTTACGGACATACATGGCCTCGACAGATGAAATCATTCCGGCCCCGGTGTACATCATGTTGGGTGGGGCGCATTACAGAAACGGGCACGCCCGGGAGGCGTACACGGCCTTCATTGAAGGCCAGGCCGTGTGGCCGCGTCATGAAATGCTGGTTCGTAATTGTGCCGTGCTTTGCTACGAGCTGGACCGATTCAAGGACGCGGGCAAGTTTTTTGAAAAAGCGTATGCCCTGACCGATCCGCTTGAGCCGTTATTGTTGTTTCAGGCTGGCTCGGCGTATTATGGAGGCGAGGATTTTAGTGCATCTTCATTGGTCATGGATCGATTGATGGCTCCCTCTCAACAGCCCAAAAAGGAGTGGGTACGTCTCGCGATTCATGCCCATCTTCAGGCGGGGCATCCGCACAAGGCCGAGAAAATGTTGCACCGGTTCCTTGCTGAGAATCCTGACGAGGGACCGTATTGGGAATTGCTCGCCAAGCTCCATCTTGATCGGGAAGAATATGAAGAGGCCGCCGGTGCGCTGGAGATATGCTATCGGCTTCGCGACCCCTCACAGCGAGAGCTTGAACGGTTGGCCTCTCTTTATCATTATTCCAACGCGCCACTCATGGCCGCAGCCACGCTCCGTCGTGCGTATTGTGGTACAACCGAGACACCTCAGTTTGAAAAAATAGCCTTTCTTTGTGCCTCGGCAGGTCGTCTGGATGATGCGGTGCAGACGATTGCTCGCTGTCCCTATTCCGTTGAACGAGCGGAAAAGCAGGGTCGGTTCTTGTATCAGGGCCGTCGTTTTGACGACGCAACAACGGTGTTTCAAGACGTGCTGCATCACGAGAGCAAGGCCGGGGAGAGTCGATTCTTTCTCGCCATGTGTGCTTGGGAACGACGCGATTGGAAGGGTGTCAAAGAACATTTGTCCAGATTGCGCGGGAATCCGGCGTTTGCCAATCGTCTCAAGGGACCGCTCCAGATCATTGAAGATATGGAAACTGTTCGTGCTGAATTGCGTGAATAG
- a CDS encoding DUF3450 domain-containing protein, which produces MGMRSLIGAIMLAVTPVVACGAASPETVHEAMTNAVRVEAKAQEEYVRWTDTKSEMADDIRDMKAMDDWLKFQSDKYTKYIAKQRAVIAELERRKEEAKRICMELEPFLETVVGSLDEFVANDLPFLPEERQQRLRFLHSSLDDYRLSLGEKLRRVFEALLIEMEYGRNVSTTSRELMLDGTPTQVSIFRLGRTALFYQAIDGSVAGVWNTASQSWEPLEQDFARTLRRARDMAERKRAVQLLELPMGVAR; this is translated from the coding sequence ATGGGAATGAGAAGCTTGATTGGAGCGATAATGCTGGCGGTGACGCCGGTTGTTGCCTGTGGGGCGGCGTCGCCCGAAACCGTGCATGAGGCCATGACCAACGCGGTCAGAGTCGAGGCCAAGGCGCAGGAAGAATATGTCCGGTGGACTGACACCAAAAGCGAAATGGCTGATGACATTCGGGATATGAAGGCTATGGATGACTGGCTGAAATTTCAATCCGACAAGTACACGAAATACATCGCGAAACAACGCGCAGTCATTGCCGAATTGGAACGTCGGAAGGAAGAGGCCAAGCGGATTTGCATGGAACTTGAACCGTTTCTCGAAACCGTGGTTGGTTCGTTGGATGAATTTGTTGCCAATGATCTTCCCTTCTTGCCTGAAGAAAGGCAACAGCGTTTGCGTTTTTTGCACTCGTCGTTGGACGATTATCGATTGAGCCTTGGAGAAAAGTTACGCCGCGTTTTCGAGGCGTTGCTGATTGAGATGGAGTATGGGCGGAACGTTTCCACAACGAGTCGCGAACTGATGCTCGATGGTACCCCCACACAGGTTTCCATTTTCAGACTTGGCCGGACCGCGTTGTTTTATCAGGCCATCGACGGGTCTGTCGCCGGTGTCTGGAATACGGCCTCTCAATCCTGGGAGCCGCTTGAGCAGGACTTTGCCCGAACATTACGACGCGCGCGGGACATGGCCGAACGGAAACGCGCTGTTCAGCTTCTTGAGTTACCCATGGGAGTCGCCCGATGA
- a CDS encoding MotA/TolQ/ExbB proton channel family protein has protein sequence MQLPNLMERMAEYFQAGGDIMLPLFMLSLIMWTLALVKGLRFLRERRREHSPEHSLNLFQGESSVCKAGLAQWQWDILTQYMEQRCDDPELNREMLDVIRMRQEIKAMRYIGTILLLAAVAPLLGLLGTVTGMITTFDVISEFGTGNARALASGISEALITTQSGLVVAVPGLLLGGFLFQRASKLKGRMELFCIGLQEQTQGTVG, from the coding sequence ATGCAGCTGCCTAATCTCATGGAGCGTATGGCCGAGTATTTTCAGGCCGGTGGTGATATCATGCTGCCGTTGTTCATGTTGTCCCTGATCATGTGGACGCTGGCACTGGTCAAGGGACTGCGTTTTTTGCGGGAACGCCGCCGTGAACATTCGCCTGAGCACAGCCTCAATCTGTTTCAGGGAGAGAGCAGCGTGTGCAAGGCGGGGCTGGCTCAATGGCAATGGGATATACTGACCCAGTACATGGAGCAGCGATGTGACGACCCCGAATTGAACCGGGAAATGCTGGATGTCATTCGTATGCGTCAGGAAATCAAGGCCATGCGGTATATTGGCACTATTCTGCTGCTGGCGGCCGTGGCTCCGTTGCTCGGGTTGCTTGGGACCGTGACCGGCATGATTACCACCTTTGATGTCATTTCCGAATTCGGGACAGGAAACGCCCGTGCCTTGGCATCGGGCATTTCCGAGGCTCTGATAACCACGCAGAGCGGATTGGTCGTGGCTGTTCCCGGCCTGTTGCTCGGTGGATTCCTGTTCCAGCGTGCCAGCAAGCTCAAAGGGCGCATGGAACTTTTTTGCATCGGGTTGCAGGAGCAAACACAAGGCACGGTGGGGTAG
- the asnB gene encoding asparagine synthase (glutamine-hydrolyzing): MCGYGGCVWKNGITPSYAENMTSKMGKQLQHRGPDDVGTVIGAGFSVVHRRLAIIDIASGQQPMFSDDRQVGIAYNGEIYNYQELRIKLEAKGFTFKTNSDTEVFLALFLSDGYDSFDQLNGMFTAFIWDFRAGSEGEFHLVRDHLGVKPLYVYEDDEKILFSSELRAIINAERVDLEPNVEGLASYFTYRYCHAPYTLYRNIRRVEAGTFLRIRHGKVSNWCYWDIPASMETDISVQEAASELRQLLKDSVQGQLMSEVPVGCFLSGGLDSSAVAVLCSELGAKLLSFNIGFPDLNEFEFSNRVAEKYELPHLTIETTPAEIAERFERVVSAMDDPIADPACFPLHILCDYVKQHVTVVLSGEGSDEMLGGYPQYKRTLDRIPDSSGTLFDHFREYSWYFNRRVLPLSESVAPYSLWGHKKYFTERPVLEGMLTYDMKTWFPENLMAKADKILMSQSLEGRFPFVSKKIVEFMGRLPEECKINNNGEKYILRKAFEKDLPKSVLTRPKMGFSVPVSDMVTEMKDTVYDLLNTSRRGRFENVLDHNVLEQTFNDHYSGKYTDPLWVWTCLVLLQWVESN; the protein is encoded by the coding sequence ATGTGTGGTTATGGTGGATGTGTTTGGAAAAACGGAATAACGCCCTCATATGCCGAGAATATGACGTCCAAAATGGGAAAACAGTTGCAGCACCGTGGCCCCGATGATGTTGGGACGGTGATAGGAGCTGGGTTCTCCGTAGTCCACAGACGCCTAGCTATCATCGATATTGCCAGCGGCCAACAGCCAATGTTTTCTGACGATCGGCAGGTCGGCATTGCCTATAATGGTGAAATCTACAATTATCAGGAATTGCGGATAAAGCTCGAAGCAAAAGGATTTACCTTCAAAACCAATAGCGACACCGAGGTGTTTCTTGCGTTGTTTTTGTCCGACGGATATGACTCGTTTGACCAGCTGAATGGTATGTTCACCGCGTTTATCTGGGACTTTCGCGCTGGTTCGGAAGGAGAATTTCATCTCGTACGCGACCATTTGGGTGTGAAACCACTTTATGTCTATGAAGACGATGAAAAGATATTGTTCAGCAGCGAGCTTAGAGCTATTATCAATGCAGAACGCGTTGATCTTGAGCCAAACGTTGAAGGGCTTGCTTCGTATTTTACCTATCGCTACTGTCATGCTCCGTACACTCTTTATAGGAATATTCGCCGAGTTGAGGCTGGGACTTTTCTGAGAATTCGCCATGGCAAGGTAAGCAACTGGTGTTATTGGGATATCCCGGCATCAATGGAAACGGATATTTCAGTCCAGGAAGCCGCATCGGAACTTAGGCAGCTTTTGAAGGATTCCGTGCAAGGCCAGCTCATGTCCGAAGTCCCGGTGGGGTGTTTTCTCAGCGGAGGTCTTGACTCAAGTGCTGTTGCCGTACTTTGTTCCGAACTTGGTGCCAAGCTACTTTCGTTCAATATCGGCTTTCCTGATCTCAATGAATTCGAATTCTCTAACCGTGTTGCGGAAAAGTACGAACTGCCGCACCTGACGATTGAAACGACACCAGCCGAGATTGCTGAAAGGTTTGAACGGGTTGTCAGCGCAATGGACGATCCAATAGCCGACCCGGCCTGCTTCCCGCTGCACATCCTGTGCGACTACGTCAAGCAGCATGTAACGGTTGTCCTGTCTGGAGAGGGAAGCGACGAGATGTTGGGGGGCTATCCGCAGTATAAGCGAACACTTGACCGTATTCCCGATTCGTCGGGCACTCTTTTTGATCATTTCAGGGAATACAGTTGGTATTTCAACCGTCGTGTTTTGCCTCTGTCGGAATCTGTTGCTCCTTATTCATTGTGGGGTCACAAGAAGTATTTTACAGAACGCCCCGTGCTGGAAGGGATGCTCACCTATGATATGAAGACATGGTTCCCCGAGAATCTGATGGCAAAGGCTGACAAGATTCTCATGTCCCAGTCCCTTGAAGGACGCTTCCCCTTCGTTTCCAAGAAAATTGTTGAATTTATGGGACGTCTTCCTGAGGAATGTAAGATCAATAACAATGGTGAGAAGTACATACTAAGGAAGGCGTTTGAAAAGGATCTCCCCAAGTCCGTGCTGACTCGCCCTAAAATGGGCTTTTCAGTTCCCGTGTCGGACATGGTTACAGAAATGAAGGACACGGTGTATGATCTGTTGAACACTAGCAGGAGAGGGCGTTTCGAGAATGTTCTTGACCACAATGTGCTGGAGCAAACATTTAATGATCATTATTCTGGCAAATATACTGATCCGCTATGGGTTTGGACATGTCTTGTTTTGTTGCAATGGGTGGAGAGCAATTAG